A window of Proteus columbae contains these coding sequences:
- a CDS encoding TnsD family Tn7-like transposition protein, whose translation MRNFPVPYSNELIYSTIARAGVYQGIVSPKQLLDEVYGNRKVVATLGLPSHLGVIARHLHQTGRYAVQQLIYEHTLFPLYAPFVGKERRDEAIRLMEYQAQGAVHLMLGVAASRVKSDNRFRYCPDCVALQLNRYGEAFWQRDWYLPALPYCPKHGALVFFDRAVDDHRHQFWALGHTELLSDYPKDSLSQLTALAAYIAPLLDAPRAQELSPSLEQWTLFYQRLAQDLGLTKSKHIRHDLVAERVRQTFSDEALEKLDLKLAENKDTCWLKSIFRKHRKAFSYLQHSIVWQALLPKLTVIEALQQASALTEHSITTRPVSQSVQPNSEDLSVKHKDWQQLVHKYQGIKAARQSLEGGVLYAWLYRHDRDWLVHWNQQHQQERLAPAPRVDWNQRDRIAVRQLLRIIKRLDSSLDHPRATSSWLLKQTPNGTSLAKNLQKLPLVALCLKRYSESVEDYQIRRISQAFIKLKQEDVELRRWRLLRSATLSKERITEEAQRFLEMVYGEE comes from the coding sequence ATGAGAAACTTTCCTGTTCCGTACTCGAATGAGCTGATTTATAGCACTATTGCACGGGCAGGCGTTTATCAAGGGATTGTTAGTCCTAAGCAGCTGTTGGATGAGGTGTATGGCAACCGCAAGGTGGTCGCTACCTTAGGTCTGCCCTCGCATTTAGGTGTGATAGCAAGACATCTACATCAAACAGGACGTTACGCTGTTCAGCAGCTTATTTATGAGCATACCTTATTCCCTTTATATGCTCCGTTTGTAGGCAAGGAGCGCCGAGACGAAGCTATTCGGTTAATGGAGTACCAAGCGCAAGGTGCGGTGCATTTAATGCTAGGAGTCGCTGCTTCTAGAGTTAAGAGCGATAACCGCTTTAGATACTGCCCTGATTGCGTTGCTCTTCAGCTAAATAGGTATGGGGAAGCCTTTTGGCAACGAGATTGGTATTTGCCCGCTTTGCCATATTGTCCAAAACACGGTGCTTTAGTCTTCTTTGATAGAGCTGTAGATGATCACCGACATCAATTTTGGGCTTTGGGTCATACTGAGCTGCTTTCAGACTACCCCAAAGACTCCCTATCTCAATTAACAGCACTAGCTGCTTATATAGCCCCTCTGTTAGATGCTCCACGAGCGCAAGAGCTTTCCCCAAGCCTTGAGCAGTGGACGCTGTTTTATCAGCGCTTAGCGCAGGATCTAGGGCTAACCAAAAGCAAGCACATTCGTCATGACTTGGTGGCGGAGAGAGTGAGGCAGACTTTTAGTGATGAGGCACTAGAGAAACTGGATTTAAAGTTGGCAGAGAACAAGGACACGTGTTGGCTGAAAAGTATATTCCGTAAGCATAGAAAAGCCTTTAGTTATTTACAGCATAGTATTGTGTGGCAAGCCTTATTGCCAAAACTAACGGTTATAGAAGCGCTACAGCAGGCAAGTGCTCTTACTGAGCACTCTATAACGACAAGACCTGTTAGCCAGTCTGTGCAACCTAACTCTGAAGATTTATCTGTTAAGCATAAAGACTGGCAGCAACTAGTGCATAAATACCAAGGAATTAAGGCGGCAAGACAGTCTTTAGAGGGTGGGGTGCTATACGCTTGGCTTTACCGACATGACAGGGATTGGCTAGTTCACTGGAATCAACAGCATCAACAAGAGCGTCTGGCACCCGCCCCTAGAGTTGATTGGAACCAAAGAGATCGAATTGCTGTACGACAACTATTAAGAATCATAAAGCGTCTAGATAGTAGCCTTGATCACCCAAGAGCGACATCGAGCTGGCTGTTAAAGCAAACTCCTAACGGAACCTCTCTTGCAAAAAATCTACAGAAACTGCCTTTGGTAGCGCTTTGCTTAAAGCGTTACTCAGAGAGTGTGGAAGATTATCAAATTAGACGGATTAGCCAAGCTTTTATTAAGCTTAAACAGGAAGATGTTGAGCTTAGGCGCTGGCGATTATTAAGAAGTGCAACGTTATCTAAAGAGCGGATAACTGAGGAAGCACAAAGATTCTTGGAAATGGTTTATGGGGAAGAGTGA
- a CDS encoding DDE-type integrase/transposase/recombinase has product MWQINEVVLFDNDPYRILAIEDGQVVWMQISADKGVPQARAELLLMQYLDEGRLVRTDDPYVHLDLEEPSVDSVSFQKREEDYRKILPIINSKDRFDPKVRSELVEHVVQEHKVTKATVYKLLRRYWQRGQTPNALIPDYKNSGAPGERRSATGTAKIGRAREYGKGEGTKVTPEIERLFRLTIEKHLLNQKGTKTTVAYRRFVDLFAQYFPRIPQEDYPTLRQFRYFYDREYPKAQRLKSRVKAGVYKKDVRPLSSTATSQALGPGSRYEIDATIADIYLVDHHDRQKIIGRPTLYIVIDVFSRMITGFYIGFENPSYVVAMQAFVNACSDKTAICAQHDIEISSSDWPCVGLPDVLLADRGELMSHQVEALVSSFNVRVESAPPRRGDAKGIVESTFRTLQAEFKSFAPGIVEGSRIKSHGETDYRLDASLSVFEFTQIILRTILFRNNHLVMDKYDRDADFPTDLPSIPVQLWQWGMQHRTGSLRAVEQEQLRVALLPRRKVSISSFGVNLWGLYYSGSEILREGWLQRSTDIARPQHLEAAYDPVLVDTIYLFPQVGSRVFWRCNLTERSRQFKGLSFWEVWDIQAQEKHNKANAKQDELTKRRELEAFIQQTIQKANKLTPSTTEPKSTRIKQIKTNKKEAVTSERKKRAEHLKPSSSGDEAKVIPFNAVEADDQEDYSLPTYVPELFQDPPEKDES; this is encoded by the coding sequence ATGTGGCAAATTAATGAGGTTGTGCTATTTGATAATGATCCGTATCGCATTTTGGCTATAGAGGATGGCCAAGTTGTCTGGATGCAAATAAGCGCTGATAAAGGAGTTCCACAAGCTAGGGCTGAGTTGTTGCTAATGCAGTATTTAGATGAAGGCCGCTTAGTTAGAACTGATGACCCTTATGTACATCTTGATTTAGAAGAGCCGTCTGTAGATTCTGTCAGCTTCCAGAAGCGCGAGGAGGATTATCGAAAAATTCTTCCTATTATTAATAGTAAGGATCGTTTCGACCCTAAAGTCAGAAGCGAACTCGTTGAGCATGTGGTCCAAGAACATAAGGTTACTAAGGCTACAGTTTATAAGTTGTTACGCCGTTACTGGCAGCGTGGTCAAACGCCTAATGCATTAATTCCTGACTACAAAAACAGCGGTGCACCAGGGGAAAGACGTTCAGCGACAGGAACAGCAAAGATTGGCCGAGCCAGAGAATATGGTAAGGGTGAAGGAACCAAGGTAACGCCCGAGATTGAACGCCTTTTTAGGTTGACCATAGAAAAGCACCTGTTAAATCAAAAAGGTACAAAGACCACCGTTGCCTATAGACGATTTGTGGACTTGTTTGCTCAGTATTTTCCTCGCATTCCCCAAGAGGATTACCCAACACTACGTCAGTTTCGTTATTTTTATGATCGAGAATACCCTAAAGCTCAGCGCTTAAAGTCTAGAGTTAAAGCAGGGGTATATAAAAAAGACGTACGACCCTTAAGTAGTACAGCCACTTCTCAGGCGTTAGGCCCTGGGAGTCGTTATGAGATTGATGCCACGATTGCTGATATTTATTTAGTGGATCATCATGATCGCCAAAAAATCATAGGAAGACCAACGCTTTACATTGTGATTGATGTGTTTAGTCGGATGATCACGGGCTTTTATATCGGCTTTGAAAATCCGTCTTATGTGGTGGCGATGCAGGCTTTTGTAAATGCTTGCTCTGACAAAACGGCCATTTGTGCCCAGCATGATATTGAGATTAGTAGCTCAGACTGGCCGTGTGTAGGTTTGCCAGATGTGTTGCTAGCGGACCGTGGCGAATTAATGAGTCATCAGGTCGAAGCCTTAGTTTCTAGTTTTAATGTGCGAGTGGAAAGTGCTCCACCTAGACGTGGCGATGCTAAAGGCATAGTGGAAAGCACTTTTAGAACACTACAAGCCGAGTTTAAGTCCTTTGCACCTGGCATTGTAGAGGGCAGTCGGATCAAAAGCCATGGTGAAACAGACTATAGGTTAGATGCATCTCTGTCGGTATTTGAGTTCACACAAATTATTTTGCGTACGATCTTATTCAGAAATAACCATCTGGTGATGGATAAATACGATCGAGATGCTGATTTTCCTACAGATTTACCGTCTATTCCTGTCCAGCTATGGCAATGGGGTATGCAGCATCGTACAGGTAGTTTAAGGGCTGTGGAGCAAGAGCAGTTGCGAGTAGCGTTACTGCCTCGCCGAAAGGTCTCTATTTCTTCATTTGGCGTTAATTTGTGGGGTTTGTATTACTCGGGGTCAGAGATTCTGCGTGAGGGTTGGTTGCAGCGGAGCACTGATATAGCTAGACCTCAACATTTAGAAGCGGCTTATGACCCAGTGCTGGTTGATACGATTTATTTGTTTCCGCAAGTTGGCAGCCGTGTATTTTGGCGCTGTAATCTGACGGAACGTAGTCGGCAGTTTAAAGGTCTCTCATTTTGGGAGGTTTGGGATATACAAGCACAAGAAAAACACAATAAAGCCAATGCGAAGCAGGATGAGTTAACTAAACGCAGGGAGCTTGAGGCGTTTATTCAGCAAACCATTCAGAAAGCGAATAAGTTAACGCCCAGTACTACTGAGCCCAAATCAACACGCATTAAGCAGATTAAAACTAATAAAAAAGAAGCCGTGACCTCGGAGCGTAAAAAACGTGCGGAGCATTTGAAGCCAAGCTCTTCAGGTGATGAGGCTAAAGTTATTCCTTTCAACGCAGTGGAAGCGGATGATCAAGAAGATTACAGCCTACCCACATACGTGCCTGAATTATTTCAGGATCCACCAGAAAAGGATGAGTCATGA
- a CDS encoding AAA family ATPase codes for MSATRIQAVYRDTGVEAYRDNPFIEALPPLQESVNSAASLKSSLQLTSSDLQKSRVIRAHTICRIPDDYFQPLGTHLLLSERISVMIRGGYVGRNPKTGDLQKHLQNGYERVQTGELETFRFEEARSTAQSLLLIGCSGSGKTTSLHRILATYPQVIYHRELNVEQVVYLKIDCSHNGSLKEICLNFFRALDRALGSNYERRYGLKRHGIETMLALMSQIANAHALGLLVIDEIQHLSRSRSGGSQEMLNFFVTMVNIIGVPVMLIGTPKAREIFEADLRSARRGAGFGAIFWDPIQQTQRGKPNQEWIAFTDNLWQLQLLQRKDALLSDEVRDVWYELSQGVMDIVVKLFVLAQLRALALGNERITAGLLRQVYQDELKPVHPMLEALRSGIPERIARYSDLVVPEIDKRLIQLQLDIAAIQEQTPEEKALQELDTEDQRHLYLMLKEDYDSSLLIPTIKKAFSQNPTMTRQKLLPLVLQWLMEGETVVSELEKPSKSKKVSAIKVVKPSDWDSLPDTDLRYIYSQRQPEKTMHERLKGKGVIVDMASLFKQAG; via the coding sequence ATGAGTGCTACCCGGATTCAAGCAGTTTATCGTGATACGGGGGTAGAGGCTTATCGTGATAATCCTTTTATCGAGGCCTTACCACCATTACAAGAGTCAGTGAATAGTGCTGCATCACTGAAATCCTCTTTACAGCTTACTTCCTCTGACTTGCAAAAGTCCCGTGTTATCAGAGCTCATACCATTTGTCGTATTCCAGATGACTATTTTCAGCCATTAGGTACGCATTTGCTACTAAGTGAGCGTATTTCGGTCATGATTCGAGGTGGCTACGTAGGCAGAAATCCTAAAACAGGAGATTTACAAAAGCATTTACAAAATGGTTATGAGCGTGTTCAAACGGGAGAGTTGGAGACATTTCGCTTTGAGGAGGCACGATCTACGGCACAAAGCTTATTGTTAATTGGTTGTTCTGGTAGTGGGAAGACGACCTCTCTTCATCGTATTCTAGCCACGTATCCTCAGGTGATTTACCATCGTGAACTCAATGTAGAGCAGGTGGTGTATTTGAAAATAGACTGCTCGCATAATGGTTCGCTAAAAGAAATCTGCTTGAATTTTTTCAGAGCGTTGGATCGAGCCTTGGGCTCGAACTATGAGCGTCGTTATGGCTTAAAACGTCATGGTATAGAAACCATGTTGGCTTTGATGTCGCAAATAGCCAATGCACATGCTTTAGGGTTGTTGGTTATTGATGAAATTCAGCATTTAAGCCGCTCTCGTTCGGGTGGATCTCAAGAGATGCTGAACTTTTTTGTGACGATGGTGAATATTATTGGCGTACCAGTGATGTTGATTGGTACCCCTAAAGCACGAGAGATTTTTGAGGCTGATTTGCGGTCTGCACGTAGAGGGGCAGGGTTTGGAGCTATATTCTGGGATCCTATACAACAAACGCAACGTGGAAAGCCCAATCAAGAGTGGATCGCTTTTACGGATAATCTTTGGCAATTACAGCTTTTACAACGCAAAGATGCGCTGTTATCGGATGAGGTCCGTGATGTGTGGTATGAGCTAAGCCAAGGAGTGATGGACATTGTAGTAAAACTTTTTGTACTCGCTCAGCTCCGTGCGCTAGCTTTAGGCAATGAGCGTATTACCGCTGGTTTATTGCGGCAAGTGTATCAAGATGAGTTAAAGCCTGTGCACCCCATGCTAGAGGCATTACGCTCGGGTATCCCAGAACGCATTGCTCGTTATTCTGATCTAGTCGTTCCCGAGATTGATAAACGGTTAATCCAACTTCAGCTAGATATCGCAGCGATACAAGAACAAACACCAGAAGAAAAAGCCCTTCAAGAGTTAGATACCGAAGATCAGCGTCATTTATATCTGATGCTGAAAGAGGATTACGATTCAAGCCTGTTAATTCCCACTATTAAAAAAGCGTTTAGCCAGAATCCAACGATGACAAGACAAAAGTTACTGCCTCTTGTTTTGCAGTGGTTGATGGAAGGCGAAACGGTAGTGTCAGAACTAGAAAAGCCCTCCAAGAGTAAAAAGGTTTCGGCTATAAAGGTAGTCAAGCCCAGCGACTGGGATAGCTTGCCTGATACGGATTTACGTTATATCTATTCACAACGCCAACCTGAAAAAACCATGCATGAACGGTTAAAAGGGAAAGGGGTAATAGTGGATATGGCGAGCTTATTTAAACAAGCAGGTTAG